The sequence below is a genomic window from Microbacterium abyssi.
CGGCGAGCGAGTACCTTGCGGCGTCCACTGTCATGTAGATCAGATAGGCGAACACGAAGAACAGTGCGACGAGGACCGACAGCAGGGAGCCGGCGAGGGATGCTGCGAACCCGAGGATCGCTGACGGCTGAAGGAACTCGGCGCTCTGCGACGAACCCTCCAGCGTCAGCCCCAGGCCGTGAAGCCACTCCGCCAGAGTCTGGCTGGCGGCGAGCAGCTCTGCGGTGTAGTCGTCGATCAGACGCGCGAACTGGAGGCCGGCCAGCGCGAGCAGCAGCGCGAGCGCGATGAGCACGCCCCACGCGGTCGCGACGACCGCCAGGGTGCCGACCCACCGTGGCCGGCCGCCTCGGTCCAGCCGGTGTCGCACGGGAAGGCAGATGATGACGATCACTCCGGCGAGTGCGAGCGGAGCGACCAGATCGCGACCGAGCCACATCCCGGCCAGGACGATGACGGCTGCGGCCAGCGCGATCACCGTCCGCAGACCTGGTGATAGCGCCGGGGGCTGCGCACCGTCGCCGATCGCTCCGGGAGTCACTCGTTCAGGCTACCGACCGCATCCTGTCCAGGATAGGGGGGCGCGACACTACCCTGGAGGCATGGCGGTGATGATCCAGATCCCGGGCGGCACGCTGCTCATGGGATCCGACGAGTTCTATCCCGAAGAGGGTCCCGTGCACGAGCGGGAGGTCGCCGCGTTCGAGTTGGATGACCACCCGGTCACCAATGAGGCGTTCGCCGAGTTCGTCGATGCGACCGGCTACGTCACGATCGCAGAGCGACCGATGGATCCGGCTGACTATCCGAGTGTCGATCCGGAGGATCTCGTGCCCGGTGCGATGGTGTTCACGCCGACCGCGGGGCCGGTG
It includes:
- a CDS encoding AI-2E family transporter; the encoded protein is MTPGAIGDGAQPPALSPGLRTVIALAAAVIVLAGMWLGRDLVAPLALAGVIVIICLPVRHRLDRGGRPRWVGTLAVVATAWGVLIALALLLALAGLQFARLIDDYTAELLAASQTLAEWLHGLGLTLEGSSQSAEFLQPSAILGFAASLAGSLLSVLVALFFVFAYLIYMTVDAARYSLAETSFGPAARPALTRFRRFGAGVRRYYLVNATFGAVVAVVDGLALWALGVPAPIVWAVLAFVTNFIPNIGFVIGLVPPAMLALVVGGWPLMAAVIVIYCAVNVVLQVLVQPKFVSDAVNLSLTLTFFSVIFWTFIIGPLGAVLAIPLTLLVRALLLEGDPGSRWLRWLSGAAA